One part of the Xiphophorus maculatus strain JP 163 A chromosome 1, X_maculatus-5.0-male, whole genome shotgun sequence genome encodes these proteins:
- the usp19 gene encoding ubiquitin carboxyl-terminal hydrolase 19 isoform X4, with amino-acid sequence MASSGGDRVAGSETAGRRSGAQQRGGARENGSEQTSSTSKKKQKDKANQESREAKRAAAAANAALDGVLAEVKKDVFVDWKQNVNEVTVRLRCGDGVQRTEDINTTFTDTHCNVSFPDGRQWSCQLQEEIEASCSKAQYKEKGGFLHLILHKKIPFHIWPSLKSNKKEKDVARPESRNETKPSTLKSSEKARLALEQLQPRPPSSPAHDEQSRSAGRPERGFKRCFKNKAGDKAAADSVQVKKGSDDSSGASIVPRADAKGEQPSQEHGAARTTLLLPNMSKDPEGEPASERSTAAAGTIPHPSSHRHEDNRAEKEGGSQESGAPGAAAGDRAQVEKTDESIDVSETTIPGTDGHLTAPDITDRFQNPAKSNKEPDSSPQMPRDGTDLEVQGKPTERESQQDAFTSQQPGITEKLPEPAAGAAHRQSQSAGLTLKSSSCDGEEKRDQSKEEPTLEMMQQEAPEPMVNLPLVKNDSYEKGTDLMVVNVYMKGICRETARVIFREQDFTLIFQTSDANFLRLHSGCGPNTLFKWQVKLRNLIQPEQCSYSFTPSRLDITLKKRHSQRWGGLEAPASQVGGAKVAVPSSPTCMEKSQPGSSQHSLPAKEEPPRVGEEPTKAPKASPRGVEETSLDTVAPRPVSEHVNITKAEPTVTMPQPKPTCMVQPMTHAPPAANECHEEEEEKKVCLPGFTGLVNLGNTCFMNSVIQSLSNTRELRDYFHDRAFESEINCSNPLGTGGRLAIGFAVLLRALWKGTHHAFQPSKLKAIVASKASQFTGYAQHDAQEFMAFLLDGLHEDLNRIQNKPYTETVDSDGRLDEVVAEEAWQRHKMRNDSFIVDLFQGQFKSKLVCPTCSKVSITFDPFLYLPVPLPQKQKVLSVFYFAKEPHKKPIKFLVSVSKENSSTAEVLESISRSVRVKSENLRLAEVAKNRFQRIFLPSHSLDTVSPSDMLFCFEVLSKDLAKERVVLLRVQQKLQVPSIPISKCAACLKPPVSEEDKLKRCTRCYRVGYCNQHCQKTHWPSHKSLCRPNSENVGLPFLVSAPESRLCYARLAQLLEGYSRFSVNVFQPPFQSGRTSPETPQSRLDALPMALGSPDGAGAGDEARGAGGDVQAGDADLESPSLPPELQGEYSQASAIHSEASGSFSLSSTRTKDSGFSESVSSTSCCSLDPQAEKETTCEKAVRPEAAVTGYQQPSDASSGHASQFYIGLLDSNNKEQRLDEKEDALADVVDDATLELVWKNNERLKEYVLVSSKELEYDDDPSSMSETARAGHFTLEQCLNLFTKPEVLAPEEAWYCPKCQQHREASKQLLLWRLPNVLIIQLKRFSFRSFIWRDKINDMVDFPVRNLDLSKFCIGQKDEMQQAPIYDLYAVINHYGGMIGGHYTAYARLPSDKNSQRSDVGWRLFDDSTVTMVEESQVVTRYAYVLFYRRRNSPVERPPRFLSPGAESATATGASASQASSQSLFGTDLDPEGPPTLTPEMPADIFAHSAECTAPSYSNMEEVD; translated from the exons ATGGCCAGCAGCGGGGGGGACCGAGTAGCTGGTAGCGAGACGGCGGGGCGTCGTAGTGGGGCTCAACAACGAGGAGGCGCTAGGGAAAACGGCTCTGAACAGACCAGCAGCACCAGTAAGAAGAAACAGAAGGACAAGGCCAaccaggagagcagagaggccAAGagggctgcagcagcagccaatGCAGCGCTGGATGGTGTTCTGGCAGAGGTCAAGAAAG ATGTGTTTGTGGACTGGAAGCAGAACGTGAATGAAGTGACGGTCAGGCTGCGCTGTGGAGACGGGGTGCAGAGGACAGAGGACATCAACACCACGTTCACCGACACACACTGCAACGTGTCTTTCCCAG ATGGGCGGCAGTGGAGCTGTCAGTTGCAGGAGGAAATCGAGGCCTCCTGCAGTAAAGCACAGTACAAGGAGAAAGGTGGATTTCTGCACCTCATTTTGCACAAGAAGATTCCGTTTCACATTTGGCCGTCTCTCAAG TCAAATAAGAAGGAAAAGGACGTGGCCCGACCAGAGTCCAGAAATGAAACCAAACCTTCCACCTTGAAGTCATCAGAGAAAGCCAGATTAGCTTTAGAGCAGCTGCAGCCTCGGCCTCCCTCATCACCCGCACACGACGAGCAGAGCCGCAGCGCTGGCAGGCCTGAGCGTGGCTTCAAGCGCTGCTTCAAAAACAAAGCGGGCGACAAGGCGGCCGCGGACTCGGTCCAGGTGAAAAAGGGCTCCGACGACAGCTCGGGCGCCAGCATCGTGCCAAGGGCAGACGCAAAAGGCGAGCAGCCATCTCAGGAACACGGTGCCGCACGCACCACTTTGCTGCTGCCCAACATGAGCAAAGACCCAGAAGGGGAGCCCGCCTCTGAGAGATCTACTGCAGCTGCTGGTACAATTCCTCATCCCAGCTCACACAGACATGAAGACAACAGAGCAGAGAAAGAGGGAGGCAGCCAGGAATCTGGAGCACCAGGGGCGGCTGCTGGAGACAGAGCTCAG GTGGAGAAGACAGACGAGTCAATAGACGTGTCCGAAACAACAATACCTGGGACTGACGGCCATCTAACAGCTCCTGACATCACCGATCGCTTCCAGAACCCAGCCAAATCCAACAAGGAACCGGATTCTTCTCCACAGATGCCGAGAGACGGAACTGACCTTGAGGTGCAAGGAAAACCCACTGAGCGTGAATCCCAGCAGGACGCTTTCACATCCCAGCAGCCTGGGATAACGGAGAAGCTACCAGAACCAGCTGCCGGTGCAGCTCACAGGCAGAGTCAATCAGCAGGTCTAACGCTGAAGTCAAGCAGTTGTGACGGAGAGGAGAAACGGGACCAGTCAAAGGAAGAGCCCACTCTGGAGATGATGCAACAGGAAG CCCCAGAGCCGATGGTCAACCTGCCGTTGGTGAAAAACGACTCGTACGAGAAGGGCACAGACCTGATGGTGGTCAACGTTTACATGAAGGGAATCTGCAGGGAAACAGCCAGGGTCATCTTCAGAGAGCAGGACTTCACCCTCATCTTCCAGACAAG CGATGCGAACTTTCTTCGGCTTCATTCAGGCTGTGGGCCAAACACGTTGTTCAAGTGGCAAGTTAAACTCAG GAACCTGATCCAGCCAGAGCAGTGCAGCTACTCCTTCACCCCGTCCCGCCTGGACATCACCCTGAAGAAGAGACACAGCCAGCGCTGGGGCGGCCTGGAGGCCCCGGCCTCACAAG TGGGTGGTGCTAAGGTTGCTGTGCCCTCCAGCCCCACCTGCATGGAGAAAAGCCAGCCAGGCAGCAGTCAGCACAGCCTCCCAGCCAAGGAGGAGCCCCCGAGGGTTGGAGAGGAGCCCACCAAGGCGCCCAAGGCATCTCCCAGAGGAGTGGAGGAAACGAGTCTGGATACCGTAGCTCCCCGCCCCGTCTCTGAGCACGTTAACATCACCAAGGCGGAGCCCACAGTAACCATG CCTCAGCCCAAGCCTACTTGCATGGTGCAGCCCATGACCCATGCACCACCTGCTGCTAACGAGTGccacgaggaagaggaggagaagaaggtgTGCCTGCCTGGATTCACAGGACTGGTTAACCTGGGCAACACCTGCTTCATGAACAGCGTCATCCAATCCCTGTCCAACACCAGAGAACTCAGGGATTACTTCCATG ACCGAGCGTTTGAATCCGAGATCAACTGCAGTAATCCACTGGGAACCGGAGGCAGGCTGGCCATCGGTTTTGCTGTTCTGCTCAGGGCTCTGTGGAAAGGGACTCATCATGCCTTCCAACCATCAAAATTAAAG GCAATCGTGGCCAGTAAGGCCAGCCAGTTCACAGGTTATGCTCAGCACGATGCGCAGGAGTTCATGGCGTTCCTCCTGGACGGACTCCACGAGGACCTGAACCGGATCCAGAATAAACCCTACACCGAGACGGTGGACTCTGACGGACGTCTTGATGAG GTGGTTGCAGAGGAGGCATGGCAGCGACACAAGATGAGAAATGACTCGTTTATCGTGGATCTGTTCCAAGGCCAGTTTAAATCCAAGCTAGTGTGCCCCACATGCTCCAAG GTCTCCATCACCTTTGACCCCTTCCTGTACCTCCCAGTCCCGttgccacaaaaacaaaaagtgctcTCTGTTTTCTACTTTGCTAAAGAACCTCATAAAAAACCAATCAAG TTTCTGGTTAGTGTGAGCAAGGAGAACTCCAGCACTGCTGAGGTTCTGGAATCTATCTCCAGGAGTGTGAGGGTCAAGTCTGAGAACCTCAGACTGGCGGAG GTGGCGAAAAATCGCTTCCAGCGCATCTTCCTGCCGTCCCATTCTCTGGACACCGTGTCGCCATCTGATATGTTGTTCTGTTTCGAGGTGCTTTCCAAAGATCTGGCCAAAGAACGAGTGGTGCTGCTCAGAGTGCAGCAG AAACTCCAGGTGCCCAGCATCCCCATCTCAAAGTGCGCTGCCTGCCTGAAACCTCCAGTGTCCGAGGAAGACAAACTGAAGCGGTGCACCCGCTGCTACCGAGTGGGCTACTGCAATCA ACATTGTCAGAAAACTCACTGGCCCAGTCACAAGAGTCTATGTCGTCCCAACTCTGAGAACGTAGGCCTGCCATTCCTTGTTAGCGCCCCAGAGTCCCGCCTGTGCTACGCCCGCCTCGCCCAGCTGCTGGAGGGTTACTCCAG GTTTTCTGTAAACGTATTCCAACCCCCGTTCCAATCAGGCAGAACGTCTCCTGAAACACCCCAGTCCCGGTTAGACGCACTGCCAATGGCGCTCGGCTCTCCTGACGGTGCTGGAGCCGGAGACGAGGCCAGGGGGGCGGGCGGTGATGTACAGGCTGGTGATGCTGACTTGGAGAGCCCTTCTCTGCCGCCTGAGCTCCAGGGGGAATACAGCCAGGCGTCGGCGATCCACTCCGAGGCGTCGGGTTCCTTCTCCCTCTCCAGCACCCGGACTAAAGACTCTGGGTTTTCCGAGTCCGTttcctccacttcctgctgctctCTGGACCCTCAGGCCGAGAAAGAGACGACATGTGAGAAAGCGGTGCGGCCAGAAg CTGCAGTAACAGGGTACCAACAGCCAAGCGATGCATCATCTGGTCATGCCAGTCAGTTCTACATCGGTCTGCTGGACTCGAACAACAAGGAGCAAAGGCTGGACGAGAAAG AGGATGCGCTCGCGGACGTGGTAGATGATGCGACCTTGGAGCTGGTGTGGAAGAACAACGAGCGTCTGAAGGAGTATGTGCTGGTCAGCTCTAAGGAGCTGGAGTACGACGACGACCCCAGCTCCATGAGCGAGACGGCCAGAGCAGGACATTTCACCCTGGAGCAGTGCCTCAATCTCTTCACCAAGCCTGAGGTGTTGGCACCTGAAGAGGCCTG GTACTGTCCAAAGTGCCAGCAGCACCGAGAGGCCTCCAAGCAACTCCTGCTGTGGCGTCTGCCGAACGTTTTGATCATCCAGCTCAAACGTTTCTCCTTCAGAAGCTTCATCTGGAGGGACAAGATCAATGACATGGTCGACTTTCCTGTCAG GAACTTGGATCTGAGTAAGTTCTGCATTGGCCAGAAGGACGAGATGCAGCAGGCCCCCATCTATGACCTCTATGCAGTCATCAACCATTACGGAGGGATGATTGGAGGACACTACACAGCGTACGCTCGCCTGCCCAGTGACAAGAACAGTCAGCGCAGTGATGTTG GGTGGCGACTGTTCGACGACAGCACCGTGACAATGGTGGAGGAGAGCCAGGTGGTGACGCGTTACGCCTACGTCCTCTTCTACCGCCGCAGGAACTCCCCCGTGGAGAGGCCACCACGCTTCCTCTCTCCTGGAGCCGAGTCAGCTACAGCCACAGGAGCCTCTGCCAGCCAG GCCTCTAGCCAGTCACTGTTTGGGACAGACCTGGACCCTGAAGGACCCCCCACTCTCACCCCGGAGATGCCAGCTGACATTTTCGCTCACTCTGCAGAGTGCACGGCACCGTCCTACAGTAACATGGAGGAGGTGGACTAG
- the usp19 gene encoding ubiquitin carboxyl-terminal hydrolase 19 isoform X3, with product MASSGGDRVAGSETAGRRSGAQQRGGARENGSEQTSSTSKKKQKDKANQESREAKRAAAAANAALDGVLAEVKKDVFVDWKQNVNEVTVRLRCGDGVQRTEDINTTFTDTHCNVSFPDGRQWSCQLQEEIEASCSKAQYKEKGGFLHLILHKKIPFHIWPSLKSNKKEKDVARPESRNETKPSTLKSSEKARLALEQLQPRPPSSPAHDEQSRSAGRPERGFKRCFKNKAGDKAAADSVQVKKGSDDSSGASIVPRADAKGEQPSQEHGAARTTLLLPNMSKDPEGEPASERSTAAAGTIPHPSSHRHEDNRAEKEGGSQESGAPGAAAGDRAQVEKTDESIDVSETTIPGTDGHLTAPDITDRFQNPAKSNKEPDSSPQMPRDGTDLEVQGKPTERESQQDAFTSQQPGITEKLPEPAAGAAHRQSQSAGLTLKSSSCDGEEKRDQSKEEPTLEMMQQEAPEPMVNLPLVKNDSYEKGTDLMVVNVYMKGICRETARVIFREQDFTLIFQTSDANFLRLHSGCGPNTLFKWQVKLRNLIQPEQCSYSFTPSRLDITLKKRHSQRWGGLEAPASQGAVGGAKVAVPSSPTCMEKSQPGSSQHSLPAKEEPPRVGEEPTKAPKASPRGVEETSLDTVAPRPVSEHVNITKAEPTVTMPQPKPTCMVQPMTHAPPAANECHEEEEEKKVCLPGFTGLVNLGNTCFMNSVIQSLSNTRELRDYFHDRAFESEINCSNPLGTGGRLAIGFAVLLRALWKGTHHAFQPSKLKAIVASKASQFTGYAQHDAQEFMAFLLDGLHEDLNRIQNKPYTETVDSDGRLDEVVAEEAWQRHKMRNDSFIVDLFQGQFKSKLVCPTCSKVSITFDPFLYLPVPLPQKQKVLSVFYFAKEPHKKPIKFLVSVSKENSSTAEVLESISRSVRVKSENLRLAEVAKNRFQRIFLPSHSLDTVSPSDMLFCFEVLSKDLAKERVVLLRVQQKLQVPSIPISKCAACLKPPVSEEDKLKRCTRCYRVGYCNQHCQKTHWPSHKSLCRPNSENVGLPFLVSAPESRLCYARLAQLLEGYSRFSVNVFQPPFQSGRTSPETPQSRLDALPMALGSPDGAGAGDEARGAGGDVQAGDADLESPSLPPELQGEYSQASAIHSEASGSFSLSSTRTKDSGFSESVSSTSCCSLDPQAEKETTCEKAVRPEAAVTGYQQPSDASSGHASQFYIGLLDSNNKEQRLDEKEDALADVVDDATLELVWKNNERLKEYVLVSSKELEYDDDPSSMSETARAGHFTLEQCLNLFTKPEVLAPEEAWYCPKCQQHREASKQLLLWRLPNVLIIQLKRFSFRSFIWRDKINDMVDFPVRNLDLSKFCIGQKDEMQQAPIYDLYAVINHYGGMIGGHYTAYARLPSDKNSQRSDVGWRLFDDSTVTMVEESQVVTRYAYVLFYRRRNSPVERPPRFLSPGAESATATGASASQASSQSLFGTDLDPEGPPTLTPEMPADIFAHSAECTAPSYSNMEEVD from the exons ATGGCCAGCAGCGGGGGGGACCGAGTAGCTGGTAGCGAGACGGCGGGGCGTCGTAGTGGGGCTCAACAACGAGGAGGCGCTAGGGAAAACGGCTCTGAACAGACCAGCAGCACCAGTAAGAAGAAACAGAAGGACAAGGCCAaccaggagagcagagaggccAAGagggctgcagcagcagccaatGCAGCGCTGGATGGTGTTCTGGCAGAGGTCAAGAAAG ATGTGTTTGTGGACTGGAAGCAGAACGTGAATGAAGTGACGGTCAGGCTGCGCTGTGGAGACGGGGTGCAGAGGACAGAGGACATCAACACCACGTTCACCGACACACACTGCAACGTGTCTTTCCCAG ATGGGCGGCAGTGGAGCTGTCAGTTGCAGGAGGAAATCGAGGCCTCCTGCAGTAAAGCACAGTACAAGGAGAAAGGTGGATTTCTGCACCTCATTTTGCACAAGAAGATTCCGTTTCACATTTGGCCGTCTCTCAAG TCAAATAAGAAGGAAAAGGACGTGGCCCGACCAGAGTCCAGAAATGAAACCAAACCTTCCACCTTGAAGTCATCAGAGAAAGCCAGATTAGCTTTAGAGCAGCTGCAGCCTCGGCCTCCCTCATCACCCGCACACGACGAGCAGAGCCGCAGCGCTGGCAGGCCTGAGCGTGGCTTCAAGCGCTGCTTCAAAAACAAAGCGGGCGACAAGGCGGCCGCGGACTCGGTCCAGGTGAAAAAGGGCTCCGACGACAGCTCGGGCGCCAGCATCGTGCCAAGGGCAGACGCAAAAGGCGAGCAGCCATCTCAGGAACACGGTGCCGCACGCACCACTTTGCTGCTGCCCAACATGAGCAAAGACCCAGAAGGGGAGCCCGCCTCTGAGAGATCTACTGCAGCTGCTGGTACAATTCCTCATCCCAGCTCACACAGACATGAAGACAACAGAGCAGAGAAAGAGGGAGGCAGCCAGGAATCTGGAGCACCAGGGGCGGCTGCTGGAGACAGAGCTCAG GTGGAGAAGACAGACGAGTCAATAGACGTGTCCGAAACAACAATACCTGGGACTGACGGCCATCTAACAGCTCCTGACATCACCGATCGCTTCCAGAACCCAGCCAAATCCAACAAGGAACCGGATTCTTCTCCACAGATGCCGAGAGACGGAACTGACCTTGAGGTGCAAGGAAAACCCACTGAGCGTGAATCCCAGCAGGACGCTTTCACATCCCAGCAGCCTGGGATAACGGAGAAGCTACCAGAACCAGCTGCCGGTGCAGCTCACAGGCAGAGTCAATCAGCAGGTCTAACGCTGAAGTCAAGCAGTTGTGACGGAGAGGAGAAACGGGACCAGTCAAAGGAAGAGCCCACTCTGGAGATGATGCAACAGGAAG CCCCAGAGCCGATGGTCAACCTGCCGTTGGTGAAAAACGACTCGTACGAGAAGGGCACAGACCTGATGGTGGTCAACGTTTACATGAAGGGAATCTGCAGGGAAACAGCCAGGGTCATCTTCAGAGAGCAGGACTTCACCCTCATCTTCCAGACAAG CGATGCGAACTTTCTTCGGCTTCATTCAGGCTGTGGGCCAAACACGTTGTTCAAGTGGCAAGTTAAACTCAG GAACCTGATCCAGCCAGAGCAGTGCAGCTACTCCTTCACCCCGTCCCGCCTGGACATCACCCTGAAGAAGAGACACAGCCAGCGCTGGGGCGGCCTGGAGGCCCCGGCCTCACAAG GTGCAGTGGGTGGTGCTAAGGTTGCTGTGCCCTCCAGCCCCACCTGCATGGAGAAAAGCCAGCCAGGCAGCAGTCAGCACAGCCTCCCAGCCAAGGAGGAGCCCCCGAGGGTTGGAGAGGAGCCCACCAAGGCGCCCAAGGCATCTCCCAGAGGAGTGGAGGAAACGAGTCTGGATACCGTAGCTCCCCGCCCCGTCTCTGAGCACGTTAACATCACCAAGGCGGAGCCCACAGTAACCATG CCTCAGCCCAAGCCTACTTGCATGGTGCAGCCCATGACCCATGCACCACCTGCTGCTAACGAGTGccacgaggaagaggaggagaagaaggtgTGCCTGCCTGGATTCACAGGACTGGTTAACCTGGGCAACACCTGCTTCATGAACAGCGTCATCCAATCCCTGTCCAACACCAGAGAACTCAGGGATTACTTCCATG ACCGAGCGTTTGAATCCGAGATCAACTGCAGTAATCCACTGGGAACCGGAGGCAGGCTGGCCATCGGTTTTGCTGTTCTGCTCAGGGCTCTGTGGAAAGGGACTCATCATGCCTTCCAACCATCAAAATTAAAG GCAATCGTGGCCAGTAAGGCCAGCCAGTTCACAGGTTATGCTCAGCACGATGCGCAGGAGTTCATGGCGTTCCTCCTGGACGGACTCCACGAGGACCTGAACCGGATCCAGAATAAACCCTACACCGAGACGGTGGACTCTGACGGACGTCTTGATGAG GTGGTTGCAGAGGAGGCATGGCAGCGACACAAGATGAGAAATGACTCGTTTATCGTGGATCTGTTCCAAGGCCAGTTTAAATCCAAGCTAGTGTGCCCCACATGCTCCAAG GTCTCCATCACCTTTGACCCCTTCCTGTACCTCCCAGTCCCGttgccacaaaaacaaaaagtgctcTCTGTTTTCTACTTTGCTAAAGAACCTCATAAAAAACCAATCAAG TTTCTGGTTAGTGTGAGCAAGGAGAACTCCAGCACTGCTGAGGTTCTGGAATCTATCTCCAGGAGTGTGAGGGTCAAGTCTGAGAACCTCAGACTGGCGGAG GTGGCGAAAAATCGCTTCCAGCGCATCTTCCTGCCGTCCCATTCTCTGGACACCGTGTCGCCATCTGATATGTTGTTCTGTTTCGAGGTGCTTTCCAAAGATCTGGCCAAAGAACGAGTGGTGCTGCTCAGAGTGCAGCAG AAACTCCAGGTGCCCAGCATCCCCATCTCAAAGTGCGCTGCCTGCCTGAAACCTCCAGTGTCCGAGGAAGACAAACTGAAGCGGTGCACCCGCTGCTACCGAGTGGGCTACTGCAATCA ACATTGTCAGAAAACTCACTGGCCCAGTCACAAGAGTCTATGTCGTCCCAACTCTGAGAACGTAGGCCTGCCATTCCTTGTTAGCGCCCCAGAGTCCCGCCTGTGCTACGCCCGCCTCGCCCAGCTGCTGGAGGGTTACTCCAG GTTTTCTGTAAACGTATTCCAACCCCCGTTCCAATCAGGCAGAACGTCTCCTGAAACACCCCAGTCCCGGTTAGACGCACTGCCAATGGCGCTCGGCTCTCCTGACGGTGCTGGAGCCGGAGACGAGGCCAGGGGGGCGGGCGGTGATGTACAGGCTGGTGATGCTGACTTGGAGAGCCCTTCTCTGCCGCCTGAGCTCCAGGGGGAATACAGCCAGGCGTCGGCGATCCACTCCGAGGCGTCGGGTTCCTTCTCCCTCTCCAGCACCCGGACTAAAGACTCTGGGTTTTCCGAGTCCGTttcctccacttcctgctgctctCTGGACCCTCAGGCCGAGAAAGAGACGACATGTGAGAAAGCGGTGCGGCCAGAAg CTGCAGTAACAGGGTACCAACAGCCAAGCGATGCATCATCTGGTCATGCCAGTCAGTTCTACATCGGTCTGCTGGACTCGAACAACAAGGAGCAAAGGCTGGACGAGAAAG AGGATGCGCTCGCGGACGTGGTAGATGATGCGACCTTGGAGCTGGTGTGGAAGAACAACGAGCGTCTGAAGGAGTATGTGCTGGTCAGCTCTAAGGAGCTGGAGTACGACGACGACCCCAGCTCCATGAGCGAGACGGCCAGAGCAGGACATTTCACCCTGGAGCAGTGCCTCAATCTCTTCACCAAGCCTGAGGTGTTGGCACCTGAAGAGGCCTG GTACTGTCCAAAGTGCCAGCAGCACCGAGAGGCCTCCAAGCAACTCCTGCTGTGGCGTCTGCCGAACGTTTTGATCATCCAGCTCAAACGTTTCTCCTTCAGAAGCTTCATCTGGAGGGACAAGATCAATGACATGGTCGACTTTCCTGTCAG GAACTTGGATCTGAGTAAGTTCTGCATTGGCCAGAAGGACGAGATGCAGCAGGCCCCCATCTATGACCTCTATGCAGTCATCAACCATTACGGAGGGATGATTGGAGGACACTACACAGCGTACGCTCGCCTGCCCAGTGACAAGAACAGTCAGCGCAGTGATGTTG GGTGGCGACTGTTCGACGACAGCACCGTGACAATGGTGGAGGAGAGCCAGGTGGTGACGCGTTACGCCTACGTCCTCTTCTACCGCCGCAGGAACTCCCCCGTGGAGAGGCCACCACGCTTCCTCTCTCCTGGAGCCGAGTCAGCTACAGCCACAGGAGCCTCTGCCAGCCAG GCCTCTAGCCAGTCACTGTTTGGGACAGACCTGGACCCTGAAGGACCCCCCACTCTCACCCCGGAGATGCCAGCTGACATTTTCGCTCACTCTGCAGAGTGCACGGCACCGTCCTACAGTAACATGGAGGAGGTGGACTAG